The nucleotide window CCCGCGACCACCAGCAGGTCGCAGGCGAGCCGCTCGGTGCGGGCGCCGCCGCCGCTGCCCACCTCGACGCCCTCGACCCGGCCGCGTCCCCACGCCCGCAGGATCGAGGCGCCGGCGACCAGCCCGGCCCCGGCGGCGCGCACCGCGTCGACCTCGGGTCCGGCGACGAGGGCGCGGCCGTCGACCACGGTCACCGCGGCGCCCGTCTCCAGCAGCGCCGCCGCGGCCGCGTAGCCGCGCGCGTCGGTGGTCCAGACCACGGCGCGGCGGCCGGGGCACACCCGGTGGCGGAGCAGCCTGCCCACCGCGCCAGAGAGGATCACTCCGGGCAGGTCGTTCTCGGGGAAGACCGCGGGCTGCTCGATCGCGCCGGTGGCGAACACCGTCTGCGCCGGCCGGATGCTCAGCAGCCGGCCGGGCCCCGCGGCGGCGACCAGCGGGCCGTCGAACACCCCGAAGACCGCGGTGGAGGTGAGGATCTCGGCGCGCGCTGCCACCGCCTCGCGGGCCAGATCCCCGAGCTCGGCCCGGCCGCCGGGGAGCCCGTCGCCGAGGTCGTGGGCCTGCTCCAGCAGCAGGGTGCGCGCCCCCGCGCGGGCGGCCTCGGCGGCGGCGGCGAGCCCCGCCGGGCCACCCCCGACCACCAGCACCTCGGGATGGAGGTGCACCTTCTCGGCGCGGACGGGGGCGGCGGAGGGGGGCTGCCCCAGCCCCGCGACCCGGCGCACCACCGGCTCGACGAGCGGCCAGAGGAAGCGGGGGCGCTGGCCGACCTTGTAGTAGAAGCCGGCCGGCATCGCGAACGAGACCCGGTCGAACACCGCCCCCAGGTCGCGGTCGACCGACGGCCAGGCGTTCTGGCGGCGCACCCGCATCCCGGCGCGCAGCGGCTCGGTGCAGGCGCGCCGGTTGGGCACGCCGTCCACGGTGACGAGGCAGTTGGCGCAGGCCCCGGCGGCGCACATCAGTCCGCGCGGCCGGTGGTACTTGAAGGAGCGGCCGGTGACGGTGACCCCGGCGGCGGCCATCGCCGAGCCGACGGTGTCGCCGCCGAGGCCCTCGAGCTGCCGGCCGTCGAGGGTGAAGGGCAGGGTGCGGCCGCGGTCGATGCGCTCGCCGGGCGCCGGGGGCAGGCGGTGCATCGTCACGTGGCGCTCCGCTCGCCGGGCCGCACCGCCGACGCGACCGCGTTGGTGCGGGTGTCGCGGGTGGCCACCAGCCAGTCGCGGCAGCCGTCGCGATGGAACCACCACTCCTGCTGCACCCCCGAGGCGTTGCGGCGCATGAACAGGTATCGGGTGAGCGCCGCCACCGGCTCGTCGGGGCCGGGCCGGCGGCCGG belongs to Candidatus Dormiibacterota bacterium and includes:
- a CDS encoding sarcosine oxidase subunit delta, producing MSFLIPCPDCGPREVTEFSFGGETGRRPGPDEPVAALTRYLFMRRNASGVQQEWWFHRDGCRDWLVATRDTRTNAVASAVRPGERSAT